One region of Mucilaginibacter sp. 14171R-50 genomic DNA includes:
- a CDS encoding dihydroorotase family protein: protein MNLLIKSATVVDPASPFNNKVADILIEKGIITKIDKSIGADVKIIDAKGQYVSPGFFDLNCNIGELGVETKEDLQTGTAAAAAGGFTGIALMPNTHPPVHSKAEVEYLFNRAKNNLVDIYPLGAISVKREGRDMAEMFDMFKSGARAFTDGNRPVQDAGLMERALLYVQNFGAKVISYPEDTSIAGKAKVNEGVVSTMLGMKGIPALAEELMIARDLYLAEDTNSAIHFTTISTHHAVDLIREGKRKGLKVTCDVAAHNLVLTDEALMGFDSLYKVKPPLRTKRDVDALIAGLEDGTIDAIVSQHTPHEIEFKDVEFEVAEYGIIGLQTAFSLALKAGLSPRLIVEKMAINPRTILNIDVPQITEGANANLVLFSADAGWEYTRDNNRSKSYNSPFLGQNLKGKVLLTCNNNQIFKN, encoded by the coding sequence ATGAATTTGCTTATCAAATCCGCCACTGTTGTAGATCCAGCCTCGCCCTTTAATAATAAGGTTGCTGATATTTTAATTGAAAAAGGCATTATCACAAAAATAGACAAATCAATTGGTGCCGATGTTAAAATCATTGATGCTAAAGGTCAGTATGTTTCCCCCGGTTTTTTTGACCTTAACTGTAATATTGGAGAGTTGGGTGTTGAAACCAAGGAAGATCTGCAAACCGGTACGGCGGCAGCAGCAGCGGGTGGATTTACCGGGATAGCTTTAATGCCAAATACTCACCCTCCCGTACATTCAAAAGCCGAAGTGGAATACCTGTTTAACCGAGCCAAGAACAACTTGGTTGATATTTATCCGCTTGGGGCTATATCTGTCAAGCGAGAGGGCAGGGATATGGCGGAAATGTTTGATATGTTTAAAAGCGGCGCCAGGGCTTTCACAGATGGTAACCGACCTGTACAGGATGCCGGACTGATGGAGCGTGCCCTTCTTTACGTACAAAACTTTGGCGCAAAGGTTATCTCGTATCCCGAGGACACTTCAATCGCCGGAAAGGCAAAAGTAAACGAAGGCGTAGTAAGTACCATGCTGGGCATGAAGGGCATCCCGGCACTCGCCGAAGAATTGATGATAGCCCGGGACCTTTATCTTGCCGAGGACACGAACTCCGCGATACACTTCACAACCATATCTACTCATCATGCCGTAGACCTGATACGCGAGGGGAAGCGCAAGGGTTTGAAAGTTACCTGCGATGTTGCGGCACATAACCTGGTACTTACCGATGAAGCCTTAATGGGTTTCGATAGCCTGTATAAGGTGAAACCACCACTGCGAACAAAAAGGGACGTAGATGCCCTGATAGCTGGTTTAGAAGATGGTACTATTGATGCTATTGTAAGCCAGCACACACCCCACGAAATTGAGTTTAAGGACGTAGAGTTTGAGGTGGCCGAATACGGTATTATCGGATTACAGACAGCGTTTTCGCTGGCCTTAAAGGCCGGCCTGTCCCCGCGACTGATTGTTGAAAAAATGGCTATAAACCCACGAACGATATTGAATATTGATGTACCGCAAATTACCGAAGGCGCCAATGCCAATCTGGTGTTGTTTAGTGCAGACGCAGGGTGGGAATACACAAGGGACAATAACAGATCGAAAAGTTATAATTCGCCTTTTTTAGGGCAGAACTTAAAGGGGAAAGTATTGTTAACCTGTAATAACAATCAAATCTTTAAAAATTAA
- a CDS encoding DUF4199 domain-containing protein gives METKAPNPTAIATKWALIYVAVSIVITYAFQLLNIDQNSGLKYIGYLPFIAFCFLAQKEYKDQLGGFITFGQAFNPGFRYSLFSGLLLAIFIYIYLAILSPEMLTKAMEQQQSAMADRGMSQDQIDKALEMGTKYGAIFGAIATAISTLIFGCIVALISAAILKKERTAYDVIDETPTDPSV, from the coding sequence ATGGAAACCAAAGCACCTAACCCCACCGCAATTGCTACCAAATGGGCATTAATTTATGTAGCAGTATCAATTGTAATTACTTATGCCTTTCAGTTGCTTAATATCGATCAAAATTCCGGCTTAAAATATATAGGTTATCTGCCTTTTATAGCCTTTTGTTTTTTAGCACAAAAAGAATATAAAGATCAGTTAGGTGGGTTTATTACATTTGGGCAGGCGTTCAATCCGGGCTTCAGGTATTCTCTTTTTAGTGGATTATTGCTGGCCATATTCATTTATATCTACCTTGCAATTTTAAGCCCTGAAATGCTGACCAAAGCGATGGAGCAACAACAATCAGCGATGGCTGATAGAGGGATGTCGCAAGACCAAATAGATAAAGCCTTAGAAATGGGTACAAAATACGGCGCAATATTTGGCGCTATTGCTACCGCCATTAGTACGCTTATATTTGGTTGCATTGTCGCATTAATAAGCGCAGCCATCTTAAAAAAGGAGCGTACTGCTTACGATGTAATTGACGAAACTCCGACAGATCCATCCGTTTAA
- the rseP gene encoding RIP metalloprotease RseP, translating to MSVLIMAGQLILGLSILVILHEFGHFLAARAFGIKVEKFYLFFDAWGVSLFKFNYKGVEYGIGWLPLGGYVKIAGMIDESMDTDQLAGPPQPWEFRSKPAWQRLIVMLGGIIVNIIVGIFIFWVLTMRYGETYTPNAEIKNGIVPGVIGQKMGLKAGDKIYAVNGKPVERFEDLISSKVLLDKTILNVRRGAQTLDIKVPPTILNDLSDYGIEEFISRLPRVKFAIDTVAANSGAQSAGLKKGDSIIAVNGKAITYFDQMQAQLRQNKNKEVELTIKRDTAVKEVKARIDKDGVLGFKPKALLPKDTTIRYGFFASLPVGAAKAWGMFTDNAKGIKKIFTGQVKARKAISSPIGIAVMFGSHVDWIRFWSLVGFLSMVLALTNLLPIPGLDGGHTVFLIIEMIKGKPLSDKFLERAQIVGFVLLISLMVFAFGNDIVKQVMKK from the coding sequence ATGAGCGTTTTGATAATGGCCGGCCAACTAATACTTGGTCTTTCAATTTTAGTGATACTGCACGAGTTCGGGCATTTTTTAGCCGCCCGCGCTTTCGGGATAAAGGTGGAAAAATTTTATCTTTTTTTTGATGCCTGGGGTGTAAGCCTGTTCAAATTTAACTATAAGGGTGTTGAGTACGGCATTGGGTGGTTGCCACTAGGCGGCTACGTTAAAATTGCCGGAATGATAGATGAATCGATGGATACCGACCAGCTGGCCGGCCCGCCGCAGCCATGGGAGTTCCGTTCAAAACCGGCCTGGCAACGCTTAATTGTAATGCTTGGCGGTATTATTGTAAATATTATAGTAGGTATTTTCATATTTTGGGTATTAACCATGCGCTATGGCGAAACCTACACGCCAAACGCCGAAATAAAAAATGGTATAGTGCCGGGTGTTATAGGTCAAAAGATGGGGCTTAAGGCCGGCGATAAGATATATGCCGTAAACGGCAAACCAGTTGAGCGCTTTGAGGATCTGATAAGCTCTAAGGTCTTGCTTGATAAAACTATACTGAATGTACGACGCGGTGCCCAAACATTAGATATAAAAGTGCCTCCAACCATACTAAACGATTTATCGGACTATGGGATCGAGGAGTTTATAAGCCGCTTGCCCCGTGTGAAATTTGCTATTGATACGGTTGCTGCAAACAGCGGTGCCCAAAGCGCCGGGTTAAAAAAGGGCGATAGCATAATAGCAGTGAACGGTAAAGCGATTACCTATTTTGACCAGATGCAGGCGCAACTGCGTCAAAACAAGAATAAAGAAGTGGAACTAACCATTAAGCGCGACACGGCGGTGAAAGAGGTTAAGGCCAGAATTGATAAAGATGGCGTGTTAGGCTTCAAACCAAAGGCTTTATTGCCAAAAGATACGACCATCAGATACGGTTTTTTTGCGTCGCTCCCTGTTGGGGCTGCCAAAGCCTGGGGTATGTTCACCGACAATGCGAAAGGCATTAAAAAGATATTTACCGGGCAGGTCAAGGCGCGTAAGGCCATATCAAGCCCTATAGGCATTGCTGTAATGTTTGGCAGCCATGTAGACTGGATCCGTTTTTGGAGCCTTGTGGGCTTTCTTTCGATGGTATTAGCGTTAACAAACCTACTGCCTATCCCCGGCCTTGATGGCGGACATACCGTATTCCTGATTATAGAGATGATAAAAGGCAAGCCGCTAAGCGATAAGTTCCTGGAACGCGCCCAGATAGTTGGTTTTGTCCTGCTGATATCGCTAATGGTATTTGCCTTCGGCAACGATATCGTGAAGCAGGTAATGAAGAAATAG
- a CDS encoding 1-deoxy-D-xylulose-5-phosphate reductoisomerase encodes MKSIAILGSTGSIGTQTLEVIRDNNQMFSAFMLTAHSNAYLLIQQAIEFVPRYAIICDDTRYQEVKEALAHLPITVMSGHQAIKETVTHPEIDIVLTAMVGFAGLEPTINAIKAGKDIALANKETLVVAGEIITGLAKQHNVKILPVDSEHSAIFQCLAGEDYSKIEKIIITASGGPFRGKTTQYLANVTREQALKHPNWVMGAKITIDSASLMNKGLEVIEAKWLFDLRADQIDVIVHPQSIVHSLVQFQDGSIKAQMGLPDMKLPILYALAYPNRVTTNFIRFDFINHPHLSFEKPDIDTFRNLRLAYEALNQGGNMPCIINAANEVAVAAFLKNEIGFLAMSDIIETCMQKIRLIKEPSLHDYLNTDKETRIFAQNLIQQMPLKAIQS; translated from the coding sequence ATCAAGAGTATAGCCATTCTTGGTTCTACAGGTAGCATTGGCACACAAACACTTGAAGTTATCAGGGATAACAACCAGATGTTCAGCGCGTTTATGCTTACGGCGCATTCTAATGCGTACCTGCTTATACAGCAGGCCATTGAGTTTGTGCCCCGCTACGCTATTATTTGTGATGATACCCGATATCAGGAAGTAAAGGAAGCCCTCGCCCACTTACCCATTACTGTTATGAGCGGGCACCAGGCCATCAAAGAAACGGTTACGCACCCCGAAATTGATATTGTGTTAACTGCTATGGTTGGTTTTGCCGGGTTAGAGCCTACGATAAACGCCATAAAAGCAGGTAAGGATATCGCATTGGCAAACAAAGAAACTTTGGTGGTTGCCGGTGAAATAATAACAGGCCTTGCCAAACAGCACAACGTAAAGATATTACCGGTAGATAGCGAACATTCGGCTATTTTTCAGTGCCTTGCCGGTGAGGATTATAGTAAAATTGAAAAAATAATTATTACCGCGTCGGGCGGGCCATTTAGGGGGAAGACAACCCAATATTTAGCCAATGTTACCCGCGAACAGGCCCTTAAACACCCAAACTGGGTGATGGGTGCTAAGATTACCATAGACTCGGCATCGCTGATGAATAAGGGCCTGGAAGTTATCGAGGCCAAATGGTTGTTTGACCTTCGGGCCGACCAGATAGATGTAATTGTACATCCGCAGTCGATAGTTCATTCACTGGTACAGTTTCAGGATGGTTCTATAAAGGCACAAATGGGTTTGCCTGACATGAAACTGCCTATATTATATGCCCTCGCCTATCCAAACCGGGTAACAACAAACTTTATACGGTTTGATTTTATCAACCACCCTCACCTTTCGTTCGAAAAACCGGATATAGATACCTTCCGCAATTTAAGGCTCGCCTATGAAGCATTGAATCAGGGTGGAAATATGCCATGTATTATCAACGCCGCAAACGAGGTTGCGGTGGCCGCGTTTTTGAAGAACGAAATAGGATTTTTAGCAATGAGCGATATTATCGAAACCTGTATGCAAAAGATCCGTCTCATTAAAGAGCCATCTTTACACGACTATTTGAATACTGATAAAGAAACACGCATATTTGCGCAAAATTTAATACAACAAATGCCGTTAAAGGCTATACAATCTTAA
- a CDS encoding four helix bundle protein encodes MEKNYLQLNDLTCYKTSFAFTNEVWSIVLKWDYFAKDTIGKQFVNAADSISANIAEGFGRYHKKDKIKFYYYSFGSVKECVDWCNKALARNLMSPDTHARLLFTLEALPREIHQLIKFTDEKLKV; translated from the coding sequence ATGGAAAAGAACTATCTACAATTAAACGATTTGACATGTTATAAAACTTCATTTGCTTTTACAAATGAAGTTTGGAGTATAGTTTTAAAATGGGATTACTTTGCAAAGGATACGATCGGGAAACAGTTTGTCAATGCCGCTGATTCGATATCAGCAAATATCGCGGAAGGGTTTGGCAGATATCATAAAAAGGATAAAATAAAGTTTTACTATTATAGTTTTGGTTCGGTTAAAGAATGTGTAGACTGGTGTAATAAAGCTTTAGCAAGAAATTTAATGTCCCCGGATACGCATGCAAGATTATTGTTTACTTTAGAAGCCTTACCCAGGGAAATCCATCAATTAATAAAGTTCACAGACGAAAAGCTTAAGGTTTAA
- a CDS encoding GH3 auxin-responsive promoter family protein, producing the protein MGFKAALSKVFAWYVNRRLNNIRRNGVALQQKTFSNLVHEAKNTIFGTDHHFDSIRNYEDFKKHVPVRDYEELRSYIDRVVSGVANVMWPGKPAYLAKTSGTTSGVKYIPISKQSMPEHIKAARNALLSYIHETGKADFVDGKMIFLQGSPVLAEKHGIQTGRLSGIVAHHVPGYLQKNRLPSYQTNCIDDWEEKVDAIVTETANEDMRLISGIPPWCQMYFDRLSAVSGGKKIRDIFPNFKLYVHGGVNYEPYRARMEESIGFKIDSIETYPASEGFIAFQDSQQEKGLLLMVDAGIFYEFIPADEYFNDKPTRINLKDVELEKNYALILNTSAGLWGYSLGDTVKFVSKNPYKIVVTGRIKHYISAFGEHVIGEEVEQALMSVAAEEGIDIIEFTVAPQVAPTDGALPYHEWFIEFGTQPRDLAAFALKVDKALQKKNIYYFDLIEGNILQPLIVRNLKKDTFINYMRSQGKLGGQNKVPRLSNDRKIADELKDYIV; encoded by the coding sequence ATGGGTTTTAAAGCAGCATTAAGCAAGGTATTTGCATGGTATGTAAACAGGCGGTTAAATAACATTCGCCGCAACGGTGTTGCGTTGCAGCAAAAAACGTTTAGTAACCTTGTACATGAAGCTAAAAATACCATCTTTGGTACCGATCATCATTTTGACTCAATTAGAAATTACGAAGATTTTAAAAAGCACGTACCTGTACGAGATTATGAAGAATTACGATCGTACATAGATCGTGTGGTAAGCGGAGTGGCTAACGTAATGTGGCCCGGCAAACCTGCATATTTGGCAAAAACATCTGGTACCACATCGGGCGTAAAATATATCCCCATTTCTAAGCAAAGCATGCCCGAGCATATTAAAGCAGCCAGGAATGCTCTTTTAAGTTATATCCACGAAACAGGCAAGGCAGACTTCGTAGATGGAAAAATGATATTTTTGCAAGGTAGCCCGGTACTGGCCGAAAAGCATGGCATACAAACGGGCAGACTATCGGGCATAGTAGCACACCATGTACCGGGATATTTGCAAAAAAACCGCCTGCCCTCCTATCAAACAAATTGTATTGATGACTGGGAGGAGAAAGTGGATGCTATTGTTACAGAAACTGCTAACGAGGATATGCGCCTCATATCGGGCATACCGCCCTGGTGCCAAATGTATTTCGACAGGCTATCGGCAGTATCAGGTGGTAAAAAGATCAGGGATATCTTTCCAAATTTTAAGCTGTACGTACATGGTGGCGTTAATTACGAGCCCTATCGGGCCCGCATGGAGGAAAGCATCGGTTTCAAGATAGATTCAATAGAAACCTATCCCGCATCAGAAGGTTTTATCGCTTTCCAGGATTCGCAACAGGAAAAAGGCTTATTGCTAATGGTTGACGCGGGAATATTTTATGAATTTATCCCCGCCGACGAGTATTTTAACGACAAACCTACACGCATTAACCTTAAGGATGTAGAGCTTGAGAAAAACTATGCCCTTATCCTGAACACCAGTGCGGGTTTGTGGGGATACAGCCTGGGTGACACGGTTAAATTCGTATCGAAAAACCCTTACAAAATTGTAGTGACCGGCCGCATTAAACATTATATCTCTGCCTTTGGCGAACATGTAATAGGTGAAGAGGTTGAACAAGCCCTGATGAGTGTGGCTGCCGAAGAAGGTATTGATATAATCGAGTTTACGGTTGCCCCACAGGTGGCACCCACTGACGGCGCATTACCTTACCACGAGTGGTTCATAGAGTTTGGCACCCAACCCCGGGACCTTGCAGCGTTTGCCCTTAAGGTGGATAAAGCTTTACAGAAAAAAAATATTTACTACTTTGACCTTATTGAGGGTAACATATTACAACCTCTAATAGTCAGAAACTTAAAAAAAGATACCTTTATAAACTATATGCGCAGCCAGGGAAAACTTGGCGGGCAAAATAAAGTACCGCGATTATCTAACGACAGAAAGATAGCGGATGAGTTAAAAGATTATATTGTTTAA